The Phacochoerus africanus isolate WHEZ1 chromosome 9, ROS_Pafr_v1, whole genome shotgun sequence genomic sequence caacaacaacaaaagacaaaagaccaaaaaaaaaaatggataattacAACACTACAGCCCCTTTGAGGGATATCCCTAAGGGACAGTGGTGAAGGGAAACCCTTCCAGTGGGCAGAATTTCAAGCAGTATAACCTTGTTGCTCATTTTGTGTGGAAGGAAAAATGGCCAGAGGTACAAGTCTGTAGTAACACATGTGCTGTAGCCAATGGTTTGGCTGGATGAGCACGGACTTGAAAGCAGCATGAATGGAAAATTGGTGACAATAAAGTTTGAGAAAGAGGCATGTGGATAGACTTCTCCGAATGGGCAAATAAAGTGAAGATATTTGCGTTCCATGTGAAGGTTCACCAAAGGCTGATTGCAGCAGAGGAGGAGTCCAATAATCAAGTGGATAGAATAACCCTTTCTGCAAAGTACAGGTCAGGCTCTTTGCCTAGCCAATCATGCCATTTCCCAAAGGGCTCATGAATAAAGTCGCTGTGGCAGCAGTGGAGGAGATTATGCATGGGATCAGTAGCATAAACTTCCACTCACCAAGGCCAACCTGGATACAGAACCAATCTGCCAGCAGCAGAAACTAACATCAACTTCTGAATATGGCACCATTCCCCAGGCTGATTAGCTGGTCCTCTCATGGCAAGTTGATTACAATAAACCACTTCCATCAGGAAAGGGACAGTGCTTTGTTCTTACTAGAATAAGTACTTACTCAGGAAATGGATGTGTTTTCTCTGTGCTCAATGCTTCTGCCCAAACTACTACCCATGGATGTATAGAATGCTTCATCCCTCATCATGGTATTCCACACAGTATTGCTTCTGATCAAGGGACTCACTTCACAGCCATGGACTATGTGGCAATGGGCTCATACACATGGATTTCACTAACCATATTGTGTTCCTCATCATCCTAAAGTAGCTGCCttgacagaatgaatgaatggccttTTGAAAACTTGGTCACAGTACCAGTTAGGTGGTAACACCTTGCAGGACTATGGATACAACTTCCAAGAAGCTATGTATGTTTTAAATCAGTATACAATATATGGTGC encodes the following:
- the LOC125136642 gene encoding LOW QUALITY PROTEIN: uncharacterized protein LOC125136642 (The sequence of the model RefSeq protein was modified relative to this genomic sequence to represent the inferred CDS: inserted 2 bases in 1 codon; deleted 4 bases in 4 codons; substituted 10 bases at 10 genomic stop codons), with the protein product MKGEYEMAMISSDPVLAHHTMGSSCMSHPKKAVPHRSSVTSCHTVKNPVNVHRECPHGSLPLVHVPGKMMVPLXGISLRDSGEGKPFQWAEFQAVNLVAHFVWKEKWPEVQVCSNTCAVANGLAGXARTXKQHEWKIGDNKVXERGMWIDFSEWANKVKIFAFHVKVHQRLIAAEEESNNQVDRITLSASTGQALCLANHAISQRAHEXSRCGSSGGDYAWDQXHKLPLTKANLDTEPICQQQKLTSTSEYGTIPQADXLVLSWQVDYNKPLPSGKGQCFVLTRISTYSGNGCVFSVLNASAQTTTHGCIECFIPHHGIPHSIASDQGTHFTAMDMWQWAHTHGFHXPYCVPHHPKVAALTEXMNGLLKTWSQYQLGGNTLQDYGYNFQEAMYVLNQYTIYGAAFPIVRIHEYKNQGVEIGIAPLTITSVRPPVKFLLPVPVTLCFVGLLIFVPKGEMLLPGDTTMTPLNWKLXLPFSHSGLLMSLSQQAKKSVTILAXVIDPNYQGETGLVLYNGYKEESAWNTGTPHGVSQYYHAVQLKSVKTGKIQFK